A single Agrococcus sp. ARC_14 DNA region contains:
- a CDS encoding WYL domain-containing protein, translating to MSASRVERGIGLLLSLIQYVTASGSVTVQEAAAHFGVPEERIREAVSRVFMAGVPDGAGDFIRFDIDFDAFEQQDVIAVTMRPAFEDETVRLSPREASALIAGLTLVAGYTDAGPERVAALREKLRRAASQGADTVAVDALDVPRTAQIIRDAIRDRCVLALDYRKPDEGSQRRRVAPVKLDLHEGQVFVEAADLDKRGMRTFRLDRIEAIEPTQDAWPDALPAHERTVAGTAQVVATRAAAAMLADYATSDPVSVDGERVRLDIEVWSEASVLRAVAACGGDAEIVAPASLRRAMHRFAIEALGDAEHDGEPSREA from the coding sequence GTGAGCGCCAGCCGCGTCGAGCGGGGCATCGGCCTGCTGCTCTCCCTCATCCAGTACGTCACCGCATCCGGCTCCGTCACGGTGCAGGAGGCCGCCGCTCACTTCGGCGTGCCCGAGGAGCGCATCCGCGAGGCCGTCTCGCGCGTGTTCATGGCCGGTGTGCCCGACGGCGCCGGCGACTTCATCCGCTTCGACATCGACTTCGACGCCTTCGAGCAGCAGGACGTCATCGCCGTGACGATGCGCCCGGCCTTCGAGGACGAGACGGTGCGCCTCTCGCCCCGCGAGGCGAGCGCGCTCATCGCGGGCCTCACGCTCGTCGCCGGCTACACGGACGCGGGCCCGGAGCGCGTCGCGGCGCTGCGCGAGAAGCTGCGCAGGGCGGCATCGCAGGGGGCTGACACGGTCGCCGTCGACGCGCTCGACGTGCCGCGCACGGCCCAGATCATCCGCGATGCGATCCGTGACCGCTGCGTGCTCGCGCTCGACTACCGCAAGCCCGACGAAGGCTCCCAGCGTCGGCGGGTGGCGCCGGTGAAGCTCGACCTGCACGAGGGCCAGGTCTTCGTCGAGGCCGCCGACCTCGACAAGCGCGGCATGCGCACCTTCCGCCTCGACCGCATCGAGGCGATCGAGCCGACGCAGGATGCCTGGCCGGATGCGCTCCCGGCGCACGAGCGCACGGTCGCCGGCACCGCGCAGGTCGTCGCGACCCGCGCGGCAGCAGCGATGCTGGCCGACTACGCCACCTCCGACCCCGTGTCGGTGGACGGCGAGCGGGTGCGGCTCGACATCGAGGTGTGGAGCGAGGCCAGCGTGCTGCGCGCGGTCGCGGCCTGCGGTGGCGACGCCGAGATCGTGGCGCCCGCGAGCCTGCGCCGCGCGATGCACCGCTTCGCGATCGAGGCGCTCGGCGATGCCGAGCACGATGGTGAGCCCTCCCGCGAGGCGTGA
- the tatC gene encoding twin-arginine translocase subunit TatC, which translates to MKLAAHLREFKRRFYISGAAIVLAAIGGFFLAAPLLRLLSAPLDELQASGLDVELNITNVTQAFDVQMRIGFLLGLIISSPIWIWQLLAFIVPALRTIERRYVFGFIAAAVPLFIAGCATGWFVLPRIIRLFVGFTPDGFTAFLGATDYWDFSLKLVFAAGVAYTLPVVVVFLNLASVVTGRAILGAWRWAVLTATLFGAFVTPAGDVWSMFIISVPMVVLYFAAAGIALLVDRRRAKRESAKVDA; encoded by the coding sequence ATGAAGCTCGCCGCGCACCTGCGCGAGTTCAAGCGCCGCTTCTACATCTCTGGCGCGGCGATCGTCCTGGCTGCGATCGGCGGCTTCTTCCTCGCCGCGCCGCTGCTGCGGCTGCTGAGCGCGCCGCTCGACGAGCTGCAGGCCTCCGGGCTCGACGTCGAGCTCAACATCACGAACGTCACGCAGGCCTTCGACGTGCAGATGCGCATCGGCTTCCTGCTCGGGCTCATCATCTCGAGCCCGATCTGGATCTGGCAGCTGCTCGCCTTCATCGTGCCGGCGCTGCGCACCATCGAGCGTCGCTACGTGTTCGGCTTCATCGCCGCCGCCGTGCCGCTGTTCATCGCCGGCTGCGCGACCGGCTGGTTCGTGCTGCCGCGCATCATCCGTCTCTTCGTCGGCTTCACGCCCGACGGCTTCACCGCATTCCTGGGCGCGACCGACTACTGGGACTTCTCCCTCAAGCTCGTCTTCGCAGCCGGCGTCGCATACACGCTGCCCGTCGTGGTGGTGTTCCTGAACCTCGCGAGCGTCGTGACCGGCAGGGCGATCCTCGGCGCGTGGCGCTGGGCTGTGCTGACGGCCACACTCTTCGGTGCCTTCGTCACGCCAGCCGGCGACGTCTGGAGCATGTTCATCATCTCGGTGCCGATGGTGGTGCTCTACTTCGCTGCCGCCGGCATCGCACTGCTCGTCGATCGCCGCCGCGCGAAGCGAGAGTCTGCCAAGGTTGACGCATGA
- a CDS encoding WYL domain-containing protein codes for MSRVEAEERQFSLLLALVDTSVGFTKQELFARVAGYQGQPTGDALERMFERDKDALREHGIVIDVVQPPGDESNQEARYRVLDGVLGDPAELQFDAEERDLLDLALRVWHEGGLTEESQRAALKLRADPEFRGGLPLERTPGRTTDPAAGTEPATASIVQPRQRSRESAFQALKRAADRRREVVFDYLKPGERTPRSRSVQPWATVLFRSRWMLVGHDLGAEDARTFLMQRITSPVKDRAPRQPFEVPADAAAAALAKLEEIWASASVGVHAVPGSDADIRLRHRRDTTEEDGLLVIHHADRHLIADELSGFGADIAVAWPAQQRELVRQRLERIRDAHADDTEGSAT; via the coding sequence ATGAGCAGGGTCGAGGCCGAGGAGCGCCAGTTCTCGCTGCTGCTCGCGCTTGTGGACACGAGCGTCGGCTTCACGAAGCAGGAGCTCTTCGCTCGAGTCGCCGGCTACCAGGGGCAGCCGACCGGCGATGCCCTCGAGCGGATGTTCGAGCGCGACAAGGATGCGCTGCGGGAGCACGGCATCGTGATCGACGTCGTGCAGCCCCCGGGCGACGAGAGCAATCAGGAGGCGCGCTACCGCGTGCTGGACGGCGTGCTCGGCGACCCCGCAGAGCTGCAGTTCGACGCCGAGGAGCGTGACCTGCTCGACCTCGCGCTGCGCGTCTGGCACGAGGGCGGGCTGACGGAGGAGTCGCAGCGCGCGGCGCTCAAGCTGCGCGCCGACCCCGAGTTCCGCGGCGGCCTGCCCCTCGAGCGCACGCCGGGCCGCACCACCGACCCGGCCGCCGGCACCGAACCCGCGACCGCATCCATCGTGCAGCCGCGCCAGCGTTCGCGCGAGAGTGCGTTCCAGGCCCTCAAGCGTGCCGCCGATCGCCGCAGAGAGGTGGTCTTCGACTACCTCAAGCCCGGCGAGCGCACGCCGCGCAGCCGCTCCGTGCAGCCATGGGCCACCGTGCTGTTCCGCAGCCGCTGGATGCTCGTCGGCCACGACCTCGGAGCCGAGGACGCCCGCACCTTCCTCATGCAGCGCATCACCTCACCCGTGAAGGATCGCGCACCGCGTCAGCCCTTCGAGGTGCCGGCCGACGCTGCGGCCGCGGCGCTCGCCAAGCTCGAGGAGATCTGGGCGTCCGCCTCGGTCGGCGTGCACGCGGTGCCCGGCAGCGACGCCGACATCCGGCTGCGGCATCGGCGCGACACCACCGAGGAGGACGGCCTGCTGGTGATCCACCACGCCGACCGCCACCTGATCGCGGACGAGCTCTCGGGCTTCGGCGCCGACATCGCCGTCGCCTGGCCCGCCCAGCAGCGCGAGCTCGTGCGCCAGCGCCTCGAGCGCATCCGCGACGCGCACGCCGACGACACCGAGGGGAGTGCCACGTGA
- the tatA gene encoding twin-arginine translocase TatA/TatE family subunit, producing the protein MGGFFGNAASHWWIILIIVVLIFGATKLPALARSLGQSVNILKKEVKGDGSGDEATAKGTDDPASSTDRK; encoded by the coding sequence ATGGGTGGATTCTTTGGCAATGCGGCATCGCATTGGTGGATCATCCTCATCATCGTCGTGCTCATCTTCGGCGCCACGAAGCTGCCCGCACTTGCCCGGAGCCTGGGGCAGTCGGTCAACATCCTGAAGAAGGAAGTCAAGGGCGACGGCTCCGGTGACGAGGCGACCGCCAAGGGCACCGACGACCCGGCTTCCAGCACCGACCGGAAGTAG